caaaataattgcaaaacaGATAAATATTTAGGATGTGATGATCCTACGCCAAATCATGGCTCAATCAACGGGACACAGTTTTCATTCGGCACAGTTTTAGAAGTATCTTGCGACTACGGACACTACTTAATAGGCGATCAATACATAACTTGTCAGGGGAACGCTACATGGAGTAGTAGACCGGAATGCCATCTAATTGGTAAAGTTTACTATGTCACATATCGAGAGGAAAACGCATTGACGTAAAGtgatcattaaaataaaaccctAAGTGGGTGTTCACCCTTACCCTCAGTTTATATACAGACATTGTAAGAACTTTGAATAAAACTGAAGCCCGGACCTTACTACTGAGATTTGcctgtagtttccatggtaTTATTCAAAAGTAAGACTATTGAGGGAGAATattaaactatttgttttaaaatactctACCGTAACTAGAACAAATCCTTTATGTTTGGTTGTAATTGTTCTTTTGATTGCAGATTGCGGCGACCCAACACCAGAAAACGGGAGGAGCAATGTTTTACAGACCACATTAAATGAAGTTGTAAACATTGCGTGTGACGAGGGGTATAACATCTCGGGGAGCTCAGTAATACAATGTCAAGAGAATCTGCAGTGGTCAGATGACACAACATGTGTTATTGTGGGTAAGACAATCTTCTGATTGATGTATGAATAATTCTTAGTAACATTCTTAGAAGTACAATGTAATTGTGGTTGAGcgtttaaaatacaaattaaaacctCGTTCGTTCCTTTACAAATGTGGTTTATAAACgatttatttccatttgttcGAGTTGCCTAGGGGTATATCTTGTCAACCTTTGATCTTCATCCGActgatttattcattttttaacactacaagttgttattaaaatataatcctTTATTTAGATTGTGGGCCATTAGAGGCTGAACATGCACGGGTTGATATTGAGAATGTTACAACGTATGGCGAGATAGCCCTTGTTAGCTGTGATACTGGTTATCTACCTCAGGGGACAACTCCAGTCGAATGTCGTGCGAACGCAACGTGGAGTGGCATTCCTTCCTGTGAAATTAGAGGTTTGTTTTCtcaatgaagaaaaataaaataaaatttaatgagtAAATTAAGACCAACAGTTTGTTATTGCTACGCAGACTCAACGTTTTACAGTGAAAAAAGATAAGTTTATCGGATAACGAATAAAATGAATCAGCCACACTTCGTTATAGGGAGCAGCGCTCCGTTTCTGTGTTATTTTCGTGTCTTACATCAAGTACTGCAATACTAATAGTTAGTATGTCTGTTGTAAAATTCATGATTGATAtaactgaatatattttatttatatttttatcagaatGTGGAGATCCAACCCCTAACATGGGCCAGAGGAACACCACCGTAACCAAGTACGGAACTATTGTATTGATATCATGTGAAGAGGACATAGAGATAACTGGTAACCCAATCATAGAATGTCAGGCTGACGGAACCTGGAGCGATATTCCAGTCTGTGACTCTTCAGGTTTGAACGCTTGAGAATATAAAAGCAAAACACTACCACGTTCGATGCGCTTTAACGTTCAAAGCGCGCGATTAGTAGTTTTTATTcgtttgacattattttattttaacagttcaGCTGGTGCGTACATATTTTTATCCCGTTTCAGCATATTTGATTATACATTTTCAACTTGAAAACAACTTTTCGCTTAGCAATTAACTATTGCACAAATGAAGCAAAAGGAATGTGATTGTGAATTATTTCAGACTGTGGGCCACCATCCATTGCTAACGGACAAGCCACAACATCTGGTGACACAACCTTTGGAAACAATGCAACAATTGTTTGCAACGCAGGTTACTCGCTTGATGGCTCTGGTGAAATCCTATGCACAGTCTTTGGATGGGAAAACGTGTCGTGTGTGCTTCAAGGTGAACCATCACTTTTTAAAACAGACCTATCATAATGAAATGCTACCAAACGTCAGACATAAGCTATTAATATCAAAAGTCCTTAATACTGTTTTCCTTTCAGATTGTGGAAATTTAACTATCGAAAACGGCGAAGTTCTCATCTATACTGGAACCAAATTCGGAGACAGCGCAGATGTGCATTGTCTGCTCGGATACAGTCTTAATGGGGACTCTAGAATAACCTGTTTGGATGGAGGCGATTGGAGTGACTACCCGAAATGTGACATAACAAGTAGACTTTTTTTTTGAAGTTATCataaaaaacgttttattttaccaataaACTGATTTGATATATCCTTACAcatctgtaaataatatttaaactaataattaaagaaatattgtatACGTCTTCATGAACGTTTCATTGCATTAATTTCTTCATTAGCTTGTCCTGAAATTGAAACATTGATAAACGGTTTTATTGACGAGCCATGGTCAAGAACATTTGGCTCCACCGTTACGTTTCAATGCAGTGTTGGGTTTCTTCTGGTTGGAGAAATGTCCATAAATTGCGAAAGTTCCGGAGAATGGAGCACCGACTTTCCAACTTGTGTGAAGAAATGTTAGTTTTTATATTGACGTTAGATCGATTTATTTCCGTAATGCTTTTAATTTGGTTCCATTTAACAATggtgtatttttccaattcgatgCTACCTACGTTTGATTAAAGCATATACGTGTTTAACATGATACACACGCATTTTCTCGTTTTAGCACCCATCGGCGGAGTTTGTGTCGACAAAAATTACTGTTTGGCTCCTAATGCAGAATGTGATGAAGGCGTTTGTTCCTGCAAGACTGGTGTTTATGATGACAGGACAAACCACTGCGACAGAagtatgttttatcatttttgccctttaaatgtatttcaatatttttattccttGATAATGATGAACTAAATGCATATATCCACGACGGCGGTCCGGTTGTTAAGGTATCAGTCTACAGGGACTCGATTCAAATACGTGGGTTGTTCTGATCCTGTTAGTTGCTGTCCGAGAAACTAGTTTAGTGGATGGGTACCGGTTACAATCCTGCCAAGCATAAAGAATTGGAAACGAGAATAAAGGTGTTCATCAAACAAGTTTGCTTATACGTTTAGCGGTCTGGCCGTCAATTGCGAGggatatcattataataaatgatgACATTTATTTAACTTCACGTTTTTGTTAAAGAGGAGGGTATTTAAATGTAGCTTTCTATTTTAGTGCCACTATTTCGTTTTCACAACGACTCTTCAAAAAACGTTGCCGTCACGCAACAATGTAGTAACCCTATTAGATTTCCACCAGGAATACCCTTGTTCGATCGGATAAGATACGAAATATATGTAAGATTATTTTTGTCTGTAACTGATATATTTAAGACATAGGTTGAATGTGGATGCGCATTCAAAAACAACGtccaatacatttttgtttatagcATAATCGCGAGAGAAACCCATTATTATGGCGTCACTTTGGGGATGTgagttcaaaacaatattttaaacgtaACAAAGTAAAGGAAACGTTAAACAGACAATCAAAATCTGAGAAATATCTGcaatgaaaataacatgattAGTATGCAAAAAGTGTATTAGCAATACTCATATATGGTATGCGGCGTGACCATTTTGTGTATTATGGTAGTTTTGCTCTAATATGCATTGCATTTGGCAGTATTTCACTACAAAGTACGTCCTAACCGCACGTGGGTCGTGTAAACAGTATATTGAACATTAACACTGAGAAGCATATATTCAGCAACTATAGTATTCCGGTTGTCAAATGGCTTGAGATAAGTACCATTATTACCATTGAATATGAGAATATGCAATCACTATGTTTAAACCTCATTGTACACATCTATCAAATAGGTTTGCTCTAGCGGATACGTTAGTTTTGATAAACCACACACCAACCCTACACCTCCGAACACCAGTGGCCTTACTGATAGCGATGGCAATGGCTTCGACGATGTTCCAATTATCGCTGTGTTCTATGCTGAAATGAACACACAAAGATCCCAATCAATTTCATATCGAACGATTGATATTTTGCATGACTTTCCATTCAGTGACGAACAGGAAAGAGATATCGAAATGGTCAGATATATCGTTAGAAAATTCGAGTATTTGCCATCATTTGAACCGAGGTTTCTGCTTATTGCCGACTGGAACAAGGTTTCACCGCTTCAGAATACATATCAGTCTTCATCAGTAAGTTcatattgtttaatttgtaatcaCATTACATCTCTTGTGAATGACATTACAGATAACGAGGGATATCGTAGAAAGGTAGAACGAAATGTTATCAGGCTCTGTCAATTTGCAAGCTTTATGATACTTCACCTACTATACAACCAAGATGGAAGGAAGATTGGACTTTAAATAccgattttcaaatattgtttttcatttaaattataaataataaaatgcattctTATTTCGAAATTcgtaaacatatacaaaaattgaaaaacaaattggtATTGCAATATGTGAAATATTCCTTTATTTAGATTCAAATAGATATACCCACTCTCTCTCCGACCCCTACCCACACTCCTACAAATAACTGCtgtcaatatataaaataaatacacaaaactCACAAAAGAGTTAAGTAAATTTAATGTTAAGGCctttaattaattttgcaattaaacGTTTAGCGTAACTTATATGAACACTTCACTGTTTTAAGGTAGCATCGTTCCAGCTCGCCCTGGTTTCGGATGGACTAACGACATTCTGCTTGAACATTTATCCAAAAGAGTTAATGCAGTGGACGTTGCAATCAGAAAGCGTAACAGATGTCAATGTCTGGGTGGGCTACTATAATGCCGACACAAAAACTACCAGCACCAATCCCTATGCGTTCCACATAAACGCTCTTCAGATGGATCTACTTTCTAAAACCAGCAGTATGTAAACATAATGCGAGTCAAATAATTTATGTgctttgtattgtttattatatatatatatatatatatatatatatatatatacatgccaGGGTAAATTTGattcaataacaatataatcaaaactACACAGTTAAAAACCATTAAAACGAACACAATGGAATGACAGCCACACTTTATAACTTTTCATGAAAATCGTCAACTTATGTGATAATTTCCAACGTTGTTTTAAATACGACAACCCTTTTTGTATTAGTTAATATGCTGGTGATGTCACAAAAATGACGccattaaaacaaattacttGTGCGTGGCAAAAACAAATTTGCGTTAAATGATATAGAAGGCTCGAATGGCTTTTTGAGGTATGACCTAAAGGGATTGATATTACGCGGGAAAAACATTATATCAGTATGGAAAAAGACGCTCAACCCTTTAGAAAGTAGTTGATAGCAAATCGTCACATTTTGAACATTAGTTCACATAAAACAAGTATCAGTCGGTTTTCATATGTgataatgttcatatttaaatttttcAGATGTCGAGGGGCTTTTATTGAAACCAGTGACTAGGCCCGGAATCTGGAAATCCCATGACGTTTTGGATTGCATACATTGGTACaatcaacataaaaaaaataaaaacacgtaTCACGAAATCATGTCTATCTACCTACCGGAATGCCcatgtgaccttaaccttgcaAGGTTTGATCCTTGGTACTGGAGAATTATTCGGAAAATTCGACGATTTTGGTGGCAAAGTGTGGATGACTTTGAGGGAGATGTTGTTTGTGTTGACATGTGGCATAGAAGTATATTTGATCCATATGGAAAGGtatgttattatcattaaaCTCAAAAAGGTCGTCCTATACGTATTGGAAAGCTATTcgacttttaaaaatatttcattctatCAAAGCAAGAAGAAAAACcaaatctttatatttttacGAATAGAAATACTTATCTCAGATTGCTTTAATTTTTGCAAAGTATAAGTAACAGTTTCGCTGGTTTTAACTTCGCGAATTAATGGAAGCACGGACAAACTTGAAAATTAAACACTCGCCAAAAGTTTAacaatattcaatatgtttCCATAATCcacttttattttcaacttaaagtttgtgaaaaataaatgataaagtgCTGTCTACAATTTACATTTTGGTTACatacatgaaaaacaacaatacaaaaatgTTCAGCTACGTTAAACATTAAATGTATTAGGGGAAAGGTTTCAAGAGCGGCCTGGATAGAGCAATATGATATACAAGATATatctttaatattcattttcttcAGTCCTGTTGCTATTATCGCAATTCGCGTCGATTCGTTGAGAGGCGTCCACTTGTTGGCGGTCTATACCACTATCACCCGTCATTCTCTGCGAGAAAGCATGCCATATATGATGTTGGAATGAAGCAAAAATGTTGCAAATCAAACTACTACGATTTATACTATCAGCTTCATCCTATTGGAACTTGTTACACGCGGTCACCCTACAGTCAAGGTATTGTAATGTAATACGTAATACTAAGAGTGCAATGTGTCGAAATCTATTGACGAAGGCGTAGACgtaatatgaaaaaatgaagCCTTTTATAAGAgatctttttataaaaataagtgtgtttattaaacaggtataactttgtataaaatgtatccatatgtgcttgtttaaaaatacaaacttcaTGACACTTGTCTTCGCTAGAATGCATCATTGGAGCATAGTGTGTTTTCTGCTTATTCATTGATGTGCTGACATTTATTTGGAAGGGAATTTCTGGGGAGACCCCCATATTATCACATTGGACCGAATGAATTATACTTTCAACGGGCTTGGAGAATACACACTTCTTTTGACGGAATCCAACAACACCTGGTTCACTTTGCAAGCACGAACCGAGCGAGCCATTAAGCACGATGGTAACTTGTCTGATGCGACTATATTCAGTGCTTTTGCAGCAAAGGATCATACAAATGCCTCCCTTCACGTAGAATTGAACTCGGCAAAAGACGGTAATATTCtgattttaaaaagtttttttagtaatctttattttttgaagtCCCTTTAATGTCTTACCTAATCATAAAAGCAAGAAGAACATGATGCAGGTAACCTGACTAAAACGCGGCTGAAAGTTCTAATATCGAGTGTTAAATTTGgaacatatttcatttagtaTGATTATAAATTGTAGATCAATATACAGacactgatatatttgatgttgaATGTCCTGCAGGTATTATTCTGTACGGCGATGGAGTGGACCATACCACAAAGTTCACGTCCGGTGTCGATTATGATTCTTACACGCTATCCATTTCGAACTATAATAACTCTGCACGGGTGTTTTTCAAAACTACAGGTATCTATAttcttgttttcattatatgGTCATTTCAACAATGCTTTTAAGAGTGTGTATTAAACTAAGTTACTCACACAGAGTGGTATTTTACTTTTTGGTCAATATGACCGAGTGGTTCTTGATAATGGGGACGTTAACAACTTTGCATCTACCATTGATATCAACGACCAATTCCAATAAACCCGATAAAACGCTTTGCCATACGTTTATATTGTTTCTGCTTCTGAATGATCTCTCTTCCGAAATAATGAGTGCTAATTTCCTAGCTAAGAGTTATTTCAATCGATCAAAACCTAGggttatatcaatataaaaggAAAACTATGTCACTATTTGTATGAACTGATATCTactacataaaaaaacattaatgttttatttgtaacagGTGTTATGCTGGACATTGGCGTTGGTGTCGAGATGTTATATTTGAGTACAACAGTACCATCAACTTTTGCCAACATAACACGTGGCCTTCTTGGAAATTTTGACGGTGATCCTTCTAATGACTTGATGTTTCTAAACGGAACTGTTCTAAACTCATCATCATCAGAACGTGAAATATTCTTCTACGGTCAGACatgtatgttgaatgaatttCTTCAATCAATCTAGTACAGGAAATTAATTCAATCAACCTTAAAACCGTGTACCAATATTAATCCGGATTGATGTTGGTAAATTGGATCGGTTGACCGGAttgcgcagtggttagcacagtggttagcacactcgcttctcaccagcGCAAACTGGTTTCGATTTCCGGCCTCTGTGTATTAGAGATTGGTTGGTAGTCACCacgccagacaagtgggttttctcagGGTTCTCCTATTTTCCCTCAAGATTAAACCCTCGCACAACAGCATGCCAACGATAGAGACTCGGCATAAGCTAGTATACCTTTCTTTGTGTTAGTTTGGACCTTTTGGGACTATATATTATTCCATTTGTAGGGGCTGTAAATGAAAGTACAACAGTGTTCTTGTATGAAGATGGAAAAGATCACGATAACTTTCACAACTCTTCATATGTACCACTTTTTCTGGACGAGGTTGATAATGTGACAATGGCTTTGGCTGTAGAGGCTTGCAATGGAACATTAAGCACAGAATGTATTTACGACTTTGCACTCACACTGAATCCGGTGATCGCTGCAGATACAGTATATAGAAGACAGCAGTTTGAACAAGATCAGGAGGAATTAGGTATGGCAACATCTGGCGTTCAGTGTTGTGTGACTGTGTTTAATGTTACTTCCTTCGTTGTCTACAGTAGTTGTGTATAATTTAAACGCTTTCAGTATCACAATAAAATCAACAGTTAAACTAATACTGATGTTTCTATTATGTGTAGTTTCCTAATGCGTCTGTCTTCCAGACTGTATTTGCAAAGCGGacattttcaatgtaataaTAATCATAACAGTGAATTCATGAATAAGAAACGTGTTTCAAAAGCAAAATCTTCAGAGTGATTTTGGAAAAGGTGTCTAAACCTCAAGTGCTCTAAAATATCTATATTCTAAAAAGCGTTTATTAATTTAAGTgctacatttttgtatttttctttaaaattcagACCAAGTTATACCAAGTGTTGGAGGATGCAATGTCGTCAACGTTACTGTAGGGGAAAACGTAACGTGTGCTGTAAATGTTGACGACAAAATCGATATAAAGATCCTGGGAAACAACACCTATAATGCTGCTTTTGATCGATTTTCATCTAGTATAGCATATACACATACGGCTGATATATCATCGCCATTAAGGTATATTGGAGGCATATTGCTGCAAATTGTTTagtttgatattaaacatagtTATTGATAGTAATCAAACTTTGTCTTTAATCTTAGATCTACGCTTCACAATATTttagttatttgaaaaataaagaagtaaTTTGCGATTAAGTAATAGTTTTTaccttatatatttttaaaaccttaGATTGAAACATGCTTTCAGTCAGAGGGGAACAAAATTTATGAAGTCAAGTATGTTAAAGTATAAAACTACGAATAATAACGACTGAGCTAAGTAATTATTGAAGGCCGAAAGGTGATTCATTAGCTGGAAACATAGAATATAATCTTGGAAAATGGAATGCTGTAACACAGAAGTACACAAGACACAATgagtttagataaaaaaaaacactcccGTTGTATTAAGAGTCTATATCCCGTTAACACAACACTAGGTATCAAGCCGTAAATCAAGAAGGTCTCGCATCTGTCGAGCATGTTATCTCCGTGATCGTTTGTACAGGGTGTAACGACCATGGTAGTTGTACGCCAGCTTTACGGGTCGATCGGGCTGACGATAACTTCAGATACTACGAGTGTGAATGTCAGCCAGGATATGACGGTAAAGTATCATGATATTCAAGTATTTGATATCAATGACGACAATACTGTATGTCGTAAATCACTTCAACTGATAGCAATGGAAAAGGGTACCTGTTGTAATACTGATGGAATCTAAGTTTCAGAACTATCTTTTTGCGGTTTTGCGTTATAACTCTTGAGTTTGCAAGTGTAAAAAGGCATTGACAGTATGGAATATTTAATGTGTACTTACATACGTAAATACTACGGCAAATGGTCCTACATACTGTAACATACTCGTAATATCTTGAAATATGGGACAAGATATAAAGATATGCCTTGCagtcataacaaaaaaaaactatattacTTTACTGAGGTTGACAATTGTAGTTAATATGACGTTAGAGATTAATATAGTATGAATATTTCAATTCCCTATGTTCTCTAAGGAATTAACTGCGAAAGTAACTACAATGGTTGTGCGGGTAATCCTTGTTCCCTTGGCCGTAACTGCACTGACTTGTCACCGGAGAAGCAGCAAAGTCAAGGACGAGCGTACATATGTAGTGAGTGTCCAGTAGGATACACGGCTCGGGAAGACGACGATAACGTTTGCATTGGTACGTTTGTTTCTTTACTACAAGCTATATATCAAttgttattcttgttttataCTTGAATTGGACTACTTGGTTTCTGGCTGTAGGTTTAATTGCACGTTTGAGATATTGGTTGTAGTATTGATATATTGGTTGTTGTATTGATATATTGGTTGTAGTATTGGGACATTGGTTGTAGTATTGATGAATTGGTCGTTGTATTGGGATATTGGTTGTATTATTGGGATATTGGTTGTAGTATTGATATATTGGTTGTAGTATTGGGATATTGGTTGTAGTATTGATATATTGGTTGTAGTATTGGGATATTGGTTGTAGTATTGGGATATTGGTTATAGTATTGGGATATTGGTTGTAGTATTGGGATATTGGCTGTAGTAATGATATATTGGTTGTAGTATTGATATATTGGTTGTAGTATTGGGATATTGGTTGTAGTATTGGGATATTGGTTGTAGTATTGAAATATTGGTTGTAGTATTGATATATTGGTTGTAGTATTGGGATATTGGTTGTAGTATTGATATATTGGTTGTAGTATTGATATATTGGTTGTAGTATTGATATATTGGTTGTAGTATTGATATATTGGTTATAGTATTGGGATATTGGTTGTAGTATTGATGTATTGGTTGTAGTATTGGGATATTGGTTGTAGTATTGGGATATTGGTTGTAGTATTGATATATTGGTTGTAGTATTGGGATATTGGTTGTAGTATTGATATATTGGTTGTAGTATTGGGATATTGGTACCCATATATATATCCCATTGATATATTGGTTGTACGTTTGATATATTGGTTGTAGTATTGATATATTGGTTGTACGTTTGATATATTAGTTGTAGTATTGGGATATTGGTTGTAGTATTGGGATATTGGTTGTAGTATTGATATATTGGTTGTAGTATTGGGATATTGGTTGTAGTATTGATATATTGGTTGTAGTATTGATATATTGGTTGTAGTATTGATATATTGGTTGTAGTATTGATATATTGGTTGTACGTTTGATATATTGGTTGTAGTATTGGGATATTGGTTGTAGTATTGATGTATTGGTTGTAGTATTGGGATATTGGTTGTAGTATTGGGATATTGATTGTAGTATTGATATATTGGTTGTAGTATTGATATATTGGTTGTAGTATTGATATATTGGTTGTAGTATTGATATATTGGTTGTAGAATTGATATATTGGTTTAATCAGTATATCTTTCAGATAAAAGTATATCAAACGTGAACATTGGAATCATTGAATGACATGACTAACGAAAATACTTAATGTGAATTCGAAAATGATAAAAACCATTCCcaataataaacatgtacataattgaAAGTAACTGCCGGGGGTGTAGGGGTGTTATGAGGTTCTGACCCTGCTTTGAGATATAATGCGAAAagtgtatacatattttattgtatacgTTTTATAACTGTATATGGAATTCGCGCGTAATACACAGATATCGATGACACGTCTGGCTTATCCTGATGCGTTACAACCGGATTATACTGTAATTGGTTTCTCAGAGGTGAAATCCATTTGATTAAGCCTCGTTATAATCAATTTCCTTGTTGCGaaacataaaatgtgtgttttgaaTAGACACACTTATGCACGTAACCGTAGACGAAATCGTCCTTTTTAGACATAGATGAATGCGCCAATTACAATTCTTGCGAACAATCTTGCATAAATACCGAAGGAAGTTTCATATGTGTATGTGAACGAGGATTACAACTCGACCGCACCAGCTCATCTGCGTGTAGAggtatttatattaatatatagtttgaaaaaatataacacatgGTTTTTACCACGAATTGAATAgttattgttttctattttgtaTGAGAAAGGTTTGTAACGATAGTTGCTTGAAATAGGTTTTACTGTACAAAAGTCAATGCGATTGGTTTatgcgatttttttttttaatcaactgGTTGCAACGTATTTATCACTTTTGTAATGGCACTTGATTACTTGATGTAAAGAACGGATATTTTGATTGAAAACGTATGTGTTATGCGTTTATTGGTAAGTTGAATTTCATGGATATGATTCGATATTTGTTGGACCCTCATGCCTACCTAATCCAGTCTTTGCGGTATTGATTAATTTTGCTGGTGGAAATTAATGTGGTTGGAAGTCTGTATTCCCTGAGTgagacaaatatataaatatatttgtttgaataccATTTTAGTcgttatgttgatatttttgcaTTGTCCGTATTGGTATTTTATAGATATCAATGAATGCGAAGACGAAACTCATAACTGTAGTCAGGTGTGCGTCAACTTGTACGGCGGTTATCGATGTGAATGTAGGACGGGCTTTGTTCTGAACGAAATCACTGGGCAATGTTCACCAGGTATGAACGAGTTATctataatttgatttatttatctattgGTCAGTAGAACAGTAactttgtaaacaaaaacacataaaatacacatttatattttaacatagtGTTTCTTACCTTACACATTTACCTTATTTACACATACTTATCAATTTGTTTCCCCGTGAAGACGATAGCTATaataaaaccaaacaaattgttttacagGCGATGTTAATCCATGCGATTCTGCCGCCATAGATTGTACCAATACTGCAGGATGCACCGTGGACAAGAACAatacaacaacatgtttttgcgAAAGGGGGTTCGAGCTTGATGATTCGGGAGCAAATTGCAAAGGTTCTAGTATTTCAGACGGGAGTAgaaattaatatgaatatacattttcaaaactaaTTTTTCAGTTTTAGCGCTCTGTTTGAAACATATAATAGCTAGTTGGGTATTTATCACAGCCTAgcagtgatttaaaattacaaagACTTTGTTCATTATTAACAACCGCTTGACTACGAGGCTAATAATTACGTTCCATCAGTCGCAGTGGGAGGTGTATGAAATTGTTCTCAAGAAAAAAGGACGTTCCGCACCATGAACTTTTCGTTTACAGATATAATATGGACGTAGCGTACCAATCATAGGAATATTGTCTGAACATTTCGTACCCATTGGTAAATTGACAAAGGGGGTACCCTCCCAAATAAATATTAACCTTTACCATTTTACTTTTGTTCAGATATTGTTCAGTAGTATGTATAGTCTAAC
The Mya arenaria isolate MELC-2E11 chromosome 12, ASM2691426v1 DNA segment above includes these coding regions:
- the LOC128211465 gene encoding fibrillin-2-like — its product is MQWTLQSESVTDVNVWVGYYNADTKTTSTNPYAFHINALQMDLLSKTSNVEGLLLKPVTRPGIWKSHDVLDCIHWYNQHKKNKNTYHEIMSIYLPECPCDLNLARFDPWYWRIIRKIRRFWWQSVDDFEGDVVCVDMWHRSIFDPYGKSCCYYRNSRRFVERRPLVGGLYHYHPSFSARKHAIYDVGMKQKCCKSNYYDLYYQLHPIGTCYTRSPYSQGNFWGDPHIITLDRMNYTFNGLGEYTLLLTESNNTWFTLQARTERAIKHDGNLSDATIFSAFAAKDHTNASLHVELNSAKDGIILYGDGVDHTTKFTSGVDYDSYTLSISNYNNSARVFFKTTGVMLDIGVGVEMLYLSTTVPSTFANITRGLLGNFDGDPSNDLMFLNGTVLNSSSSEREIFFYGQTWAVNESTTVFLYEDGKDHDNFHNSSYVPLFLDEVDNVTMALAVEACNGTLSTECIYDFALTLNPVIAADTVYRRQQFEQDQEELDQVIPSVGGCNVVNVTVGENVTCAVNVDDKIDIKILGNNTYNAAFDRFSSSIAYTHTADISSPLRYQAVNQEGLASVEHVISVIVCTGCNDHGSCTPALRVDRADDNFRYYECECQPGYDGINCESNYNGCAGNPCSLGRNCTDLSPEKQQSQGRAYICSECPVGYTAREDDDNVCIDIDECANYNSCEQSCINTEGSFICVCERGLQLDRTSSSACRDINECEDETHNCSQVCVNLYGGYRCECRTGFVLNEITGQCSPGDVNPCDSAAIDCTNTAGCTVDKNNTTTCFCERGFELDDSGANCKDIDECLRRICPQECINFSGGFECTCLVGYRLEEISSCSECKIPYYGHDCNNTCDCTGRGAKECNPVRGCVCEAGWTGSTCDDDINECDVDPDICADVRKYCTNTAGSYTCNCINGYDKNAEDSCTDVDECADASLHDCHQLCTNNIGSYSCGCSAGFVKMNRTSCQDFDECALRTATCEQMCENKPGSYNCYCHYGYKQNDDRRTCTKISDSCRTLYDLTCSGYCVVNDNTSECRCRQGFVLGEDAQACFDENECQTSELNGCDSAATCINTDGSYLCECPIGSRLENDGRTCTECDEFHFGRNCTQECSCIKGACDNTMGCICESGWSGPNCDVDIDECALRTVKCTHYNKPCVNSPGSASCQCKTGYTEDETSDECLDIDECANRSTHDCEQFCNNIDGSYECSCLQGFMQNGRSCTDMNECNGAHDCEHQCENIDGSFKCVCDTGYSLNLADRKSCIQCVEFTFGWSCSETCACQQEHSSKCDHVNGSCYCEQGWKGKICSEDVDECSETPEVCSMKDNSHCENVDGSYLCSCDAGYNAIDGMCEFNYALVVGVTVGLGIVLLITVTTIVVYRRNRNARFSNPDRRRDAAATADKHMNVWRPWQQEIDAREPRFWTRKTVRISVSPYPGST